TCCATCAGGATAGCTGCGCGGCCGCTCTTCCCCTTTAAGGACCCGCAGCGCACCCATTGCCAGAGCCGCAAGTTCATCTTCTCCGGGGACGATCTCTATAGGGGCAAGGAATTTTATTTTTTTCAGCAGCATTTCCATGAGACGTTCCGAATGTGCCATGCCTCCGGTGATGATTATCGCATCAATGTCGCCATCCAGCACAGTACAGAACTCCCCGATACCTTTGGCCACCTGATAGACAAACGCTTCAAGTACTATCTCCGCTTTTTTGTCGGTCTCGGCCATTTTAAATATCTCACGCAGGTCACGTGTCCCCAGATATGCGACAAACCCCCAGCCAGAGAGGAGTTTCTTCTTAAGTTCATCTTCTGTATAGCGACCGCTGAAGCAGAGGTCGATAACCCCTTCGACAGGAAGTCCGCCGGCACGCTCCGGTGAAAAGGGCCCTTCAGCCTTAGCTCCGCTGACATCTATAATACGTCCGTTACAGTGCACTCCCAGAGTCACCCCGGTACCAAGGTGAGCAACTACAAAACGGCAGTCCTCATATTTCTTACCGAGCTTAGCCGCGACCTTGCGCGCCACCGCTTTATGGTTCAGCGCATGGACAAGGCTTGTGCGCTCCATCTCAGGCGCACCTGATATCCTGGCCACGTCAGAGAGTTCATCTACCGAAACAGGGTCGACTATGTACGCCGGACAACCGGACAACCTGGCGAATTTACGGGCAAGAAGCGCCCCAAGGTTCGACGCGTGTTCGCCGCGCGGGGCTTTTTTGAGATAG
Above is a window of Synergistaceae bacterium DNA encoding:
- the buk gene encoding butyrate kinase, producing MFSILSINPGSTSTKIACFNDEELIFEKNIPLSDKERASFPSVLDQLDRRFELISEALGAAGFTDGRFDAVVGRGGLIAPVPSGTYVVGDSMVSYLKKAPRGEHASNLGALLARKFARLSGCPAYIVDPVSVDELSDVARISGAPEMERTSLVHALNHKAVARKVAAKLGKKYEDCRFVVAHLGTGVTLGVHCNGRIIDVSGAKAEGPFSPERAGGLPVEGVIDLCFSGRYTEDELKKKLLSGWGFVAYLGTRDLREIFKMAETDKKAEIVLEAFVYQVAKGIGEFCTVLDGDIDAIIITGGMAHSERLMEMLLKKIKFLAPIEIVPGEDELAALAMGALRVLKGEERPRSYPDGKYV